A DNA window from Brassica napus cultivar Da-Ae chromosome C1, Da-Ae, whole genome shotgun sequence contains the following coding sequences:
- the LOC106378037 gene encoding LOW QUALITY PROTEIN: probable pectinesterase/pectinesterase inhibitor 25 (The sequence of the model RefSeq protein was modified relative to this genomic sequence to represent the inferred CDS: deleted 1 base in 1 codon) has protein sequence HVLIYFFYFFIQVLRKTCDNDKDCRKAARKLGELGVTSGGSILVSQAVIVGPYKSDNFTTITDAIAAAPNNARPEDGYFVIYAREGVYEEYIVVPINKKNLLLMGDGINKTIITGNHNVVDGWTTYNCSSFAVTGERFMAVDVTFRNTAGPEKHQAVALRNNAEGSTFYRCSFEGYQDTLYVHSLRQFYRECDIYGTIDFIFGNAAAIFQNCNIYARKPMAKQKNAITAHGRTEPNQNTGISIINCTIKAAPDLAADPTSTMTFLGRPWKPYSRTVFMQSYISDIVQPVGWLEWNGTTGLDTIYYGEYDNFGPGAKTDRRVQWLGYNLLDMAQAMNFTVYNFTLGDTWLPQTDIPFYGGLVRKE, from the exons CATGTTTTgatatactttttttatttttttatacagGTTTTACGTAAAACATGCGACAATGACAAAGATTGTCGGAAAGCTGCCCGGAAGCTGGGTGAGCTTGGGGTGACTAGCGGCGGTTCCATCCTTGTCAGTCAAGCGGTTATCGTCGGTCCATACAAATCCGACAACTTCACAACCATTACTGATGCAATAGCAGCAGCACCTAATAACGCTAGACCGGAGGATGGTTACTTTGTCATATACGCAAGGGAAGGTGTCTACGAAGAATatatcgttgttccaatcaacaaaaagaatttattGCTTATGGGAGATGGAATCAATAAGACGATCATTACGGGGAACCATAATGTTGTTGATGGTTGGACTACGTATAATTGCTCGAGCTTTg CGGTGACTGGAGAACGGTTCATGGCAGTTGATGTTACATTCAGAAACACAGCTGGACCTGAGAAGCATCAGGCCGTGGCCTTGAGAAACAATGCGGAAGGATCCACTTTCTACCGGTGTAGTTTTGAAGGCTATCAAGATACTCTCTACGTCCATTCTCTTAGACAGTTCTATCGCGAATGCGATATATATG GTACCATCGATTTTATATTTGGAAACGCAGCTGCAATCTTTCAAAACTGCAATATATATGCTAGAAAACCAATGGCAAAGCAGAAGAATGCAATTACAGCCCATGgaagaaccgaaccaaaccaaaacactGGAATCTCTATCATCAACTGTACCATCAAAGCCGCACCAGATCTAGCAGCTGATCCTACCTCAACCATGACGTTCCTAGGACGGCCATGGAAGCCTTACTCAAGGACGGTTTTCATGCAATCATATATTAGTGACATTGTTCAACCAGTGGGATGGCTCGAATGGAATGGTACC ACTGGATTAGACACGATTTACTACGGCGAGTATGATAACTTCGGACCAGGGGCAAAGACAGACCGGAGAGTGCAGTGGTTAGGGTACAATTTATTGGACATGGCACAAGCGATGAACTTCACGGTTTACAACTTTACCCTGGGAGATACTTGGTTGCCTCAAACCGATATTCCATTCTATGGTGGTTTGGTTCGCAAAGAATGA